The genomic interval CCTGCTCTCTTTTTAGCTTCATATAAACACAACATTCCCGACTTTCCTGCTCCTCCTATTACAACTACAGTATCTCCAGGCTTAACTAATTTTGCTGTTTGTGCTGGTGCTCCAGCTACATCAAGAACTGATAGAGCTAAGTTTTCTGGTATATCATCAGGAATAACTGCATATATTCCACTTTCAAACAATATAGCTTTACCTTTAATATCTACTTGGTCTATATTTTTTCTTACTTCTAAGATTTCATCTATTCTTAGCGGTGTTAAAGATAGTGATACTAATGTAGCTATCTTATCTCCAACCTTTAAATCAGTTTTACCTTCAAGAGCTGGTCCTATTTTTTCAACTGTACCTATAAGCATTCCCCCTGAGCCTGTAACAGGGTTTTGATGTTTACCTCTAGTTTTAACTATGTCCATCATTATGTCTTTTATCTTTTCTACATCTCCATTAGCCTGTTCTTTTATTTGTGTAAAACTCGCCGAATCAATATTTAACGTCTGCACATCAATAAGTATCTCATTGTCATAAATCTCCATAGTATTATCAATTTTCTGTGCCGGTTGTGGTAAAGTCCCCTTTGGTTCAATTACCCTATGAGTTCCATAAGAACATCCTTTTTTCACTTCAAACCCCTCCTCTTTTATACCATGTGTATATTATTAATGTTAAAAATTTTCTCAATATTTAATATTTGCAATACCTATGCCAATAATAACAAAGTTTGCTTTGTCGATTTGTTGGTCTGGGTTAGGGAGCAGGGGACAGCTCTTAGTTCCCAGCTCTTAGCTCTTAGAGAAAAACAAAAAAATAGGAGCTTATGCTCCTAAAAAATGATAGTAAGACTATAACAAATTAATTTAGCGCCAACTTTTCGGCATTAAGTATTTTTGCTCTCTTTTAGCTAACGGTCAATAACTTATAGCTAGTAGCCAAATCTATTTTTAATTTTACATTTTCAATTTTCAATTGTTGCTCACTACTTCTTCAGTTTGTACTTCTTAATCTTATACTGTAATGTCTGTCTTGGTATATCTATAAGGTCTGCAGCTTTAGTTATGTTCCAGTTAGTTTCATTTAACGCATCCAGTATAATGTTTTTTTCAACTTCTGCTAATGTCTCTTTAAGAGGGCGAAGAGGTTGGCGACTTTTTTGTTTTAATACAAAATCATTAAATTGATAGGGTAAATGCTCTAATTCTATAATGTCTATGTCATATAGATTGAGTATCCCTTCTATTACATGCTCTAATTCTCTGACGTTACCAGGCCAAGTATAATTATAAAACACATCAATAACTTTATTAGATACACCTTTTACTGATTTACCTAATACTTCATTATATTTGTCAATAAAATGCTCAGTAAGTATTGGAATGTCTACTTTTCTTTCTTTAAGGGTAGGTATCTGTAAACTCACAACATTAAGTCTATAAAAAAGATCCTTTCTAATTTGTTTTGTCCTTAAAGCCTCCTGAGGATGAACATTTGCTGCCGCTATTATTCTTACATCAACATCTACCGTTCTTGTTGAACCTACTCTTCGTATTCTACCATCTTGAAGTACTCTCAATAGCTTAGCCTGTAACTCTAAAGGCATTGAATTAATTTCATCTAAGAAAAGAGTTCCTCCATTAGCTAATTCAAATAACCCCGTTCTGTTTTCTGCTCCTGTGAAACTACCCTTTACTGTACCAAAAAGAATAGCCTCGAGAAGATTACTAGGAAGAGCAGCACAGTTTTGAGCTATAAAGGGCTTATTTCTTCTACTGCTAGCATTATGAATAGACTGTACAAATAACTCTTTCCCCGTCCCTGTTTCACCGTAAATGAACACCGGTGAACAGGTTTCTGCTGCTTTCAAGGCTAAAGATTTGAGTCTTAACATTTGCTCACCTTCACCTATAATATCAACAAAGGTATATTTAGCATTTCTGTTTTTTACTGGAGTTTTATTCTTATTATTTTTAAAAAGTTTTTTCTGTAAATCTACAATTCTCTCTGATAATTCCTTTACTTGAGTTATATCCTTTGAAATCTCAAGTGCTCCTACTACCTTCCCTTTAGCCTTTATAGGTAGAGTTGAATTTACAGTAGCAATTTTATCTCCTTTATAGTTTATAAATATTTGCTCTTGGTTAAATATCGGCTCTCCAGTTTGTATAACTCTTAATAATGTACTGGTTTCATATGACAATGAAGGATAAATTTCAAGTATATGTCGTCCTATGGCTTTTTCTCTGTCGATATCATCTAGCTTTTGGGCAGCTTTATTATAATAAATAATTTTCCCTCTATTATCTATAATCTGTATCCCTTCGTCTAAATAGTCAAGAATATTCAGAATGTTTTCCTTTAAAAATAAATCCTTTACCAATTTTATCCCCCTTCTGCCTAATTTTCAGCAGTTAGTGCCAAATTCTAGGCACTCATAATGAGCGCCTAGTTACATGAACAATTCAACCAATTTTCCACCTAATAAAACTCCTAAAACTCCCATAACTCCTGCAAAAACTGGAGGAGCTGGTAATGGAAGTCTTATCTTCTCAAATAAAGCACCTAATACTACTCCTGCAAATGTCGCCTTTAAAATTAAAATTATATCCATCATTTCCACTTCCTTATCCTTTGTTTTTTTGAAGCTTTTTCATAACACTAGCACCAAGCCAAACTCCGAATATACCCATAAAAGCAGGTATACTAGGTGGTGCTGGTAAAGGAAAATCAAGTACTTTAAATATAATTCCTACAATCATTCCTGCAATTATTGATAATATAACTTCTTTGACTCTTGATAAATCGATTTTCAATTTTTCTCCCTCACTTTATTTAGTTTATAAAATGCGACTAAAGTCGCATTTTGGCTGTTATCTTATGTCTATTAGCTGTTAGCTTAAAAACTATTATTTTATAACACAAAGAAAAACAAAACTCCAAACATGTCTTTAATTTTGTAAACCACTAACTACTAACCACTAACTACTAACTAGTTTATATCTATATCTAATTCATTTTTTGTTTCCATAGTGTTAGATATGTTTAATCTATATGATAAGCTTAAAGAGCCTTTTCCTCCATCTACTATATCTACATTTAATTTATTAGTTATAACCTCTAAATCAAGTATTCCATAAGGAGTTTGATATCCTGTTTTATGCTTTTTCCCTTTTTCAAATATCAATTTTGAATTGTTACTACCAAACCTCTTCATCATCACTTTATCATCTTGTATTTTTAATGTAGTTGTGGAACCATCCATTCCTGATATTTCTGATTCATCATATACTAAATAAATAGAATCATTCTTTTTATAAAACTTACCTTCTGTTACAAGCTCTATAACATTTTCCTCTCCATCTTCATTAATTTGTTTACCTACTATTTTTAATTTAACTTCCTTCAAGCACATCACCTTTCCAATTAAAGATTTTCTATGTCAACTTTTTCTATGTTTCTTATTTCTTTTCTTAAGATGTTTCCACCAATTCTTCTAAACTTCTCAGGGTCATCACTTACGTAAAATTGATAACTAGGCTTTCTATTTACATCATTCCTTAATAAATCCTTTTCTTTTAATATGTCCTTAACAGCCTTAGCTGTTTCAAAGGCTGGATTAACTAATGTTACATCTTCGCCCATAACTTTACTTAATGTATATCTAAGTATAGGATAATGTGTACATCCCAACACCAATGTATCTACATTGTGTTCCTTTAACTCCATCAAATATTTTTCTGCAGCTAATTTTGCTACATCAGTATCTGCCCAGCCCTCTTCTACTATCTGAACAAATAAAGGACATGGTATGCCTATTACTTCACTAGATTTATTTAGCTGTCTTATCTTTGTTTGATAGGCTTCACTGTTAATAGTTCCAGAAGTTCCTATTACACCTATCTTATTATTTCTAGTAGCCAATACAGATGCATTAGCACCGGGTTCAATCACTCCTATAATAGGTATATCAAAAGCCTTCGTAGCTTCTTGTAATGCTATAGCACTAGCTGTGTTACAAGCTACAACAATAGCTTTAATATCTTTACTTAATAAAAATTTAATACATTGAAATGAATACTTTATTACTGTTTCTCTAGACCTTGTACCATAAGGTATTCTTGCTGTATCTCCAAAATATATTATATCTTCTCCAGGTAACTGCTCCATTATTTCCTTTAAAACAGTAAGACCACCTATTCCAGAATCAAATACTCCAATAGGTCTATTATCCATCAAAATACCTCCAATTTCCATTATCACTTTACTCCCATACCTATATTATATGTAATTAAGTTAAAAAAGCAAATAAAAAAAGTGGCTAAGCCACTTTTTCACTATATCATTAATGTCCCGTTCTCATCTTTAATTACCTTTAAAATCTCTTCTTCTGCACCTGTCAATGCGTTGATATAAACTATAAAATCTGATCCATTATATTTTCCTTTAAACTCATAACATAATACTTCTCTTTTCCCACTCTTAGGTATAATAGTTAATCTTACATTTTCTATATCGAAATTAAATCTTACATTATCCCTGGCCTCTTCTTGTGTAAGCTTAGGCTCTGGTATATCTCTATCATAATGGCTCACAAGATATCCTGATGCATCAAATCCAACTATTTCTCCATTATCTAGTGCCACTTTTACTTTTATCAAGTCAGGATAAATTGTTACATCCCCTTGTTTATATGCAAAATTATATAAAGCTACACCATCATATTTCACAGAATAATTTACTTCCATATTTTCATAGCCCTTTTCTTTTAAGAACCTCTCTGCATACTTCAGTCCTTGGTCTACTGATAATTTAATATCTTTGACATTCCTTGGATTAGCCATCCAGATAACTTTTCCACCTACTTTACTTACACTTATATATAAACCGGGCTCCTTTTCTTCATTTTCCATGGCTACACTAAAAGTATAAGAAGGAATATTTGCTGCTTTGTTTACATCATCGCCTTCTTGAAAGGTTGTAAATTTTCTAGCCTTTTTATCTCCTATAAACTTCCCAGCTATTTCCATTGCTTCATTTTTGTTTACTTCTTTATCACCTAGTCCCTTTGGTTTTATGTTTAGTACTTGATCTGAAAATGGACCATCATATATTAGTTCTGGATACTCAGACATTCCCTCTTCAAAATTTGTAAGGTTTGTGTTTAACATATCGTTATTTGCTTTCTCTAGCTTTTTATCCTCTCGTCTTCTTACGAGATTTAAGTTGAGATTTCCCTTCATAACTTTATTATGAATATCGGCTAGTTCCTTTGATAATAGCCCTGTATAATTTTGAAGCTCTGCTAACACTTCTCTTTGTTCACTTGTCATAGGTTTATCTTCTAATTCATTTTGAATCATAGCATAACAATAATCTCCTACTTGATTTAAAAATTTCTGTGTTTTACTTAAATTATTGTGCTTAACTGGTAGCTGTGAAAGTTTTTCCTGAGCATACAATGCCTGCTGCCATATTTGAGAAAGATATAATATATTTTGCTCTTTAGAATCCGATAGTAAAGCCTTTGAAAGTGACGTCTGAACAGTTTCCACATGGTCCTTCATGTCATAAAACATTCTCTGATATTGATTATTTAACATAACTTTGTAGTCATTTTTTTGCTCATATTGAGTAATTCCTAAAACCCCTACTACTACCAATGCAACAGCTAATACTGTAGGTAATATCCATCTTTTATCATCTTTCATATTGCTCACCTCCTATTAAATACCGAACCAATGCTTACCAATTTTTATTATTACATTTCTTGACCAAATCCATCTACTTGTAGATGTAGCTGGATTCCAATAATATAAACTTCCATAGGAAGGGTCCCAACCATTTAATGCATCTCTTGCAGCTTTCAATGACTCATCGTCTGGTGCCAAATTTATCTGTCCATCACTAACTGCTGTAAAAGCACCTGGTTGATATATGACGCTGGCTATAGTATTAGGAAACTTTGGATGTTCAACCCTATTAAGTATTACTGCAGCTACTGCAACTTTTCCTATATAAGGTTCACCCCTTGCTTCTCCGTGGACTGCTCTTGCTAGTAAGTACACGTTGTCATTTCTACTTACACCTCTACTTGTAGTTCCTTGAGTAGGTCCTAAGTATATACCTAATGCTGCAGCAGTTTGTGGTCCCACTACTCCATCTACTGCTAATCCATTTTTTCTTTGAAATTCCCTTACAGCACTATATGTTCTAGGACCATATATTCCATCTACTGCTCCGTCATAGTACCCCCAATTTCTCAATCTTCGCTGGACTTCTCTTACATCATCACCCCTTGTACCCCAATACAATAATCTAGGTGCAGTTAACTTTTCAGCATAAGCTTCTAAATTTTTATTTTCAGCAATATTCTCTAATGAATTGTCTATGTAGAAGGTGTATATTGAAAGTGAAATTAAAGCTAATATACTTATAAACAGAACAACCTTTTTCAATTAATTCTCCTCCTCTACTTTATTGACTATCTAATATTTTATCTGACTATGATGGTTATATTTTTTGTAAGTAATGTATCAATTATACAAGAAAAAGCAGCGAAAAATTTCGCTGCTTTTTCTTGTTTTATAATTTTACATTTTAAATTTTCAATATTAAATTTCTTTATCTCTGCCCAATAAATAATTTCGCAAACCTCATTTTACCCTTTTCTAATAACTCTACAACTTTAAATTTTAATTTTAATGGAACTTCTTCTTCATTTTTTGCATTAATTATCATATTATATTCTTCTTCTGACAATACCTGCTTAAGTTCATTTTTTGTCTTCTCATTTGTAAGCCCATGGGTAATATCTACAAAACATAATGGAGGAAACATTACACACCACCAGTTTTGACCTTTACCTTCTCCTATAACCACACGAACTGCTTCATACTCTCCAGCCGGTAGTGTAAAGTTTCCATAGGTTTTCGTTGGAAAATTAGAAGTACCAAAGTGAACATCTACATTGTAATCCTTACCGTTATTTTTAACTTCTTCACTTGCTAAATACTTTATGTCATCTAGACTTTCCTTTATTATGCTTCTAGACTCATTTATAGATTTTACATCTTCAAATCTTTGATTCATCTCTTTTATTACCTTATCTCTAACTTTTCTCTTTAAATTTTGGTCTTCAGGAGAATCACTATTGGCTATGACATGAAATCTTATAAGATTTTGTTTATAACTGTCTCTATTTTTATATACATCTTTTAAAGAAATAAATGACACTACTATAATCAAAATTAATAGGACTATGGTTAACCTATATTTTTTTAACATAGTAATTCCTCCTTGTATGTAATGAAAGTAGCTTTGCTGCTTTCAGATGCTAGGTACTTGAATTTTATTTCTTTCCCTCACATATAAGTATTAACATAACAGGTATTTTTTAAACATTAAATCTACTTAGTCATTCCAACTCTTCTTAATTTTGCATCAACTGTTACTTTTATATTCATTTCAGGAAAAATCTCATCCCAATCATTCTTAATCTCTTCCCATAAATTAGGCTTGAACTTGCTTATATACATATCTATACCTATAACATCAGCTTTGAATTCTTTTTGCAGTTTTTTAACAGTACCCTCTATTTCCTTTTGAATTTCATCTTCTACCAGCTTCTCTATAGCGCTGATTGTTTTCTCATCTAGAAGGTCTACTTCAGCATCAAGTGCATATTGCTCTACAAATCCTTCCATCCCTATAAATATATCTGCTGTTATATTCCCCTCCTTAAGCTCTATAGTTTTTTTTGTTGAACTATCTGTTATTATATAAGGTACTACTATACCTTTGTACTCTACATCTGCTATAGAACCCTTTACTTGGTCCTTTACAAACATTATTGCTCTATTCTCTAGTTCTCCTAACCACCCTACTAATCTATAATCTTTTATAACAGCAGAGCCTGCTACCTTTATGTTATCCTTTCCAGGTATTACTCTAGGAACAACAGTACTTCCATCAAAATGTAAGCTAATAAGCATATCCCCAAGGGTTTGAGGATTGAATCTAGCTGTATTTTGGTTTTCTGATATTTGAGATAATAATGCTCCTGTGTCTGGTTTAGTCTCAGGCTCTATTTTTATAACCTCTTTTGCTTGTCCTTCTGCAATCATTACATTTGTCTTTCTACTTATCTCAAAGTTTCTTTCCACTGAATCAATTATTTCTTTAAAATAATCCGCATTCCTAGATACACACTCTCCTATTATGAGTGTCTTCATATGCTTAAAGAACATAACTTTATCTAGTTGTGTTGACAGCTGCCTAGTTGTTTGATAAGGATTTGAACCTACACTGCTAAAAACAAATCTACGTTTATCACTAACAGCATTCTTACCTATAGAATCCAAGTTTGGAAATACATAGGTTATAGTATATCTATTTCTTGAACTATCTTTAGGTTTTTCAATTTGACCTTTTCCCTCAGTGTCCTTTTCTCTTTCACCCTTATACAAATCTATACCTACTGTAGAAACAAATGCTCTATCATCAATTTCTACTTTATCCCAACAACCTGATAATACTAAAATCATTAAAAGAAATAAAAGTATTTTATAATTTTTAACCACGACTTCTAGACCTCCTATTCCTGCCTTTTTTAAATAAAGCTAATATAAAAAGAACAAAGGGTACTAATATCGCTGCAAAACTTCCAACATAAAAAGTGAAAATGTCCATAAACTTGTATAATCCAGCTAAATTATCTGGTATCAAAGCTATAAAGTATATAATTGGAATAAAAGGTAAAACAAAATAACTATGCTCTTGTAGCTTAAATAATCTTTTTAGTATTAAAGAAGTAGCGTATAATACTGGAGCTAAGCTTGTAAATACAGCCAAAACCCATAGTGCCATTACTATACCTTCTACATTTTCAACAAAAGCTCCAGGAAAATCTATTATCTTCATAAGAGATAATGTAGGCCAAATTTGATGAGCAACCTCTTGAGCCCCAAATCTTAAAATAGTAACAAAAAAAACTAATATATAAATTAAAGTAACAATGATTATAGATATAACATTATACTTAATAGACTTTTTTTGGTCATCTACAAATGCTGAAAAAAATAATATAAGTTCAAAACCTATAAAACTGAACACAACTGATGGTATAGCTTTTATAAGATCAATAATCTTAAATCTAAATACAGGAAATATATTTGTCAGATTCATTTCTGGAACTAAAGCCAAAAACAATAGAAAAAGAGGTATTAAAACCAAAGGAAGAATTATTAGTGCCATCCTCGTTAACGCTTCTACCCCACATCTCACTATATAGGATGTAGCTAGTAGCATAGTTATAATTATTATCTCTGTAGGAGTTTTAATTAATAAGAACATTTTTATTACTTCTGCGAATAACCTAACTTCAAATCCTGTAAGCACTATAAAATATATACAAAATATAATAGAAACTATATATGTAACAGGTGCAGTCATTAGGTCCTTTCCATACTCCACCAAAGTTTTACCTGTATATAATTTTCCCACATAGCTAATAAGGTACGTTAAAATCGCTGCTATTAGACCACTCACAGCTATTAAAATCCATCCATCAGTATTTAATTTTTCTGATGCCGTACTAGGTAGTGAAAGAATTCCTACACCTATTATTGTACTAACAATTAAAACGGACAGCTGCAAACTGGATATCTTGTAGTAATTTTTCCTCATTATTTTTCACCCTTTTTATCACTGTTTTTTTCTTTGTTTACTAATCTATCTTCATCTACAACGTCTGTATATTTAGGACGTTTTTTCATTTTATTTATAGGAGTTCTGATAAGAGTATCCTTTAAATCTCCTCCCATTTTGCCTAAAGTAACAAATGGTGATAAATAAGGTATTCCGAAGCTTTTTAAATTAACAAGATGAGTGCCTAGTAAAATTAATCCTAGCATGATACCATATAACCCTAAAGCTGCTGCAAATACCATAAAAGAAAATCTCAATATCCTAAAGGATGCTGCAAAACCATAGCTCGGTAACATAAAAGAAGCTATAGTAGTAAGGGCTACAATAATCACCATCAAAGGACTAACTATACCTGCTTCAACTGCTGCCTGCCCAATAACAAGACCACCTACTATACCTATGGTAGTACCAATAGGTCCAGACAATCTAGTACCAGCTTCTCTTAAAAATTCAATTGTCATTTCCATAATAAAGGCTTCTATAAAAGCTGGAAAAGGTACTGTAGTTCTTGTAGCTGCTACATAAAGAGCTAGCTGTGTGGGTATCATCCCTGGATGATAAGAAGTCAAAGCAATGTAAATAGCTGGTGATAACAATGCTACGAAACTAGCAAGATATCTTACTAGCCTAACTAAAGATGTAATCAGCCATCTATCATAATAATCTTCTGATGATTGTAAAAAAGTCGTCATAGTAGCTGGAACCAATAGTACAAATGGAGTGTTATCAATTACTATTGCTATTCTTCCTTCATATAATGAAGCGGCAACTGCATCAGGTCTTTCTGTATTCTCTACCTGTGGAAATGGAGAGTAATTATTATCTTCGATTAACTGCTCTATGTATGAACTTTCTAATATAGCATCTATCTCTATATCCTCTAACCTTTTCTTTACTTCTTTTAATAAACTTTTATCTACTATATCCTCTATATACATAATAGCTATATCAGTTTTAGACCTTTTTCCTAATTTTATATATTTGAGTTTAAGTTTAGTATCTCTTATTCTTCTTCTTATTAAGCTTGTATTTACTTTAGCTGTTTCTGTAAACCCATCCCTTGGTCCTCTTATTACTGTTTCTGTCTGGGTTTCCTGAACACTTCTAGTAGGCCATCCTCTAGAGCCTATTACTATTATTTTGCTGTATTTATCTAATACTAATATAGTTTCACCAATCAATATATTGTCTATTGCTTCAGTAAGATTATCAACTTCCTTTATCTCTGTAGCCGAAATATTGCCCTTTTTTACTAAGTTATAAAAATCTCTTCTAAATCCTGTTGGATTAGGCTCCACTTCTCTAGCTTCTTGCATAAGAGCCTTTAAAACATTTTCGCTTATTAAATCTTTGTCTATTAGACCATCTACATATATCAAGGTTAACTTGTATTTTTGATTACGTCCTACTTTAAAATCACGATATATAATATCATCACAGTCTTTTAATTCCTCTTTTATTTGTTTTATGTTTTTATCTATATCTTTTGAAATAGGTACATATTCTTTATCATTTTTTTGATTGAGTTCATCAAATAAACCCATAGAACTCCTCCTTAAACAAATTGAAGTGATATAAAGATTAAAGGACCTACTATTAAATACACGAGT from Caldisalinibacter kiritimatiensis carries:
- the ypeB gene encoding germination protein YpeB — protein: MKDDKRWILPTVLAVALVVVGVLGITQYEQKNDYKVMLNNQYQRMFYDMKDHVETVQTSLSKALLSDSKEQNILYLSQIWQQALYAQEKLSQLPVKHNNLSKTQKFLNQVGDYCYAMIQNELEDKPMTSEQREVLAELQNYTGLLSKELADIHNKVMKGNLNLNLVRRREDKKLEKANNDMLNTNLTNFEEGMSEYPELIYDGPFSDQVLNIKPKGLGDKEVNKNEAMEIAGKFIGDKKARKFTTFQEGDDVNKAANIPSYTFSVAMENEEKEPGLYISVSKVGGKVIWMANPRNVKDIKLSVDQGLKYAERFLKEKGYENMEVNYSVKYDGVALYNFAYKQGDVTIYPDLIKVKVALDNGEIVGFDASGYLVSHYDRDIPEPKLTQEEARDNVRFNFDIENVRLTIIPKSGKREVLCYEFKGKYNGSDFIVYINALTGAEEEILKVIKDENGTLMI
- a CDS encoding GerAB/ArcD/ProY family transporter, which translates into the protein MRKNYYKISSLQLSVLIVSTIIGVGILSLPSTASEKLNTDGWILIAVSGLIAAILTYLISYVGKLYTGKTLVEYGKDLMTAPVTYIVSIIFCIYFIVLTGFEVRLFAEVIKMFLLIKTPTEIIIITMLLATSYIVRCGVEALTRMALIILPLVLIPLFLLFLALVPEMNLTNIFPVFRFKIIDLIKAIPSVVFSFIGFELILFFSAFVDDQKKSIKYNVISIIIVTLIYILVFFVTILRFGAQEVAHQIWPTLSLMKIIDFPGAFVENVEGIVMALWVLAVFTSLAPVLYATSLILKRLFKLQEHSYFVLPFIPIIYFIALIPDNLAGLYKFMDIFTFYVGSFAAILVPFVLFILALFKKGRNRRSRSRG
- a CDS encoding spore germination protein, which gives rise to MGLFDELNQKNDKEYVPISKDIDKNIKQIKEELKDCDDIIYRDFKVGRNQKYKLTLIYVDGLIDKDLISENVLKALMQEAREVEPNPTGFRRDFYNLVKKGNISATEIKEVDNLTEAIDNILIGETILVLDKYSKIIVIGSRGWPTRSVQETQTETVIRGPRDGFTETAKVNTSLIRRRIRDTKLKLKYIKLGKRSKTDIAIMYIEDIVDKSLLKEVKKRLEDIEIDAILESSYIEQLIEDNNYSPFPQVENTERPDAVAASLYEGRIAIVIDNTPFVLLVPATMTTFLQSSEDYYDRWLITSLVRLVRYLASFVALLSPAIYIALTSYHPGMIPTQLALYVAATRTTVPFPAFIEAFIMEMTIEFLREAGTRLSGPIGTTIGIVGGLVIGQAAVEAGIVSPLMVIIVALTTIASFMLPSYGFAASFRILRFSFMVFAAALGLYGIMLGLILLGTHLVNLKSFGIPYLSPFVTLGKMGGDLKDTLIRTPINKMKKRPKYTDVVDEDRLVNKEKNSDKKGEK
- a CDS encoding Ger(x)C family spore germination protein; translated protein: MVKNYKILLFLLMILVLSGCWDKVEIDDRAFVSTVGIDLYKGEREKDTEGKGQIEKPKDSSRNRYTITYVFPNLDSIGKNAVSDKRRFVFSSVGSNPYQTTRQLSTQLDKVMFFKHMKTLIIGECVSRNADYFKEIIDSVERNFEISRKTNVMIAEGQAKEVIKIEPETKPDTGALLSQISENQNTARFNPQTLGDMLISLHFDGSTVVPRVIPGKDNIKVAGSAVIKDYRLVGWLGELENRAIMFVKDQVKGSIADVEYKGIVVPYIITDSSTKKTIELKEGNITADIFIGMEGFVEQYALDAEVDLLDEKTISAIEKLVEDEIQKEIEGTVKKLQKEFKADVIGIDMYISKFKPNLWEEIKNDWDEIFPEMNIKVTVDAKLRRVGMTK
- a CDS encoding DUF1934 domain-containing protein yields the protein MKEVKLKIVGKQINEDGEENVIELVTEGKFYKKNDSIYLVYDESEISGMDGSTTTLKIQDDKVMMKRFGSNNSKLIFEKGKKHKTGYQTPYGILDLEVITNKLNVDIVDGGKGSLSLSYRLNISNTMETKNELDIDIN
- a CDS encoding DUF1427 family protein, which encodes MDIILILKATFAGVVLGALFEKIRLPLPAPPVFAGVMGVLGVLLGGKLVELFM
- a CDS encoding sigma-54 interaction domain-containing protein, with protein sequence MVKDLFLKENILNILDYLDEGIQIIDNRGKIIYYNKAAQKLDDIDREKAIGRHILEIYPSLSYETSTLLRVIQTGEPIFNQEQIFINYKGDKIATVNSTLPIKAKGKVVGALEISKDITQVKELSERIVDLQKKLFKNNKNKTPVKNRNAKYTFVDIIGEGEQMLRLKSLALKAAETCSPVFIYGETGTGKELFVQSIHNASSRRNKPFIAQNCAALPSNLLEAILFGTVKGSFTGAENRTGLFELANGGTLFLDEINSMPLELQAKLLRVLQDGRIRRVGSTRTVDVDVRIIAAANVHPQEALRTKQIRKDLFYRLNVVSLQIPTLKERKVDIPILTEHFIDKYNEVLGKSVKGVSNKVIDVFYNYTWPGNVRELEHVIEGILNLYDIDIIELEHLPYQFNDFVLKQKSRQPLRPLKETLAEVEKNIILDALNETNWNITKAADLIDIPRQTLQYKIKKYKLKK
- a CDS encoding zinc-binding dehydrogenase, coding for MKKGCSYGTHRVIEPKGTLPQPAQKIDNTMEIYDNEILIDVQTLNIDSASFTQIKEQANGDVEKIKDIMMDIVKTRGKHQNPVTGSGGMLIGTVEKIGPALEGKTDLKVGDKIATLVSLSLTPLRIDEILEVRKNIDQVDIKGKAILFESGIYAVIPDDIPENLALSVLDVAGAPAQTAKLVKPGDTVVVIGGAGKSGMLCLYEAKKRAGVTGTVICLGHSEKSIERAKKADLADHYIVADATNAVEVMEKVKEVTEGDMADITINCVNVPNTEMASILATKDDGMVYFFSMATSFTKAALGAEGVGKDINMIIGNGYTKGHAKISLQIMRENETLRKIYEELYA
- the spoIIR gene encoding stage II sporulation protein R, whose protein sequence is MLKKYRLTIVLLILIIVVSFISLKDVYKNRDSYKQNLIRFHVIANSDSPEDQNLKRKVRDKVIKEMNQRFEDVKSINESRSIIKESLDDIKYLASEEVKNNGKDYNVDVHFGTSNFPTKTYGNFTLPAGEYEAVRVVIGEGKGQNWWCVMFPPLCFVDITHGLTNEKTKNELKQVLSEEEYNMIINAKNEEEVPLKLKFKVVELLEKGKMRFAKLFIGQR
- the sleB gene encoding spore cortex-lytic enzyme, which translates into the protein MKKVVLFISILALISLSIYTFYIDNSLENIAENKNLEAYAEKLTAPRLLYWGTRGDDVREVQRRLRNWGYYDGAVDGIYGPRTYSAVREFQRKNGLAVDGVVGPQTAAALGIYLGPTQGTTSRGVSRNDNVYLLARAVHGEARGEPYIGKVAVAAVILNRVEHPKFPNTIASVIYQPGAFTAVSDGQINLAPDDESLKAARDALNGWDPSYGSLYYWNPATSTSRWIWSRNVIIKIGKHWFGI
- a CDS encoding XapX domain-containing protein yields the protein MKIDLSRVKEVILSIIAGMIVGIIFKVLDFPLPAPPSIPAFMGIFGVWLGASVMKKLQKNKG
- the murI gene encoding glutamate racemase encodes the protein MDNRPIGVFDSGIGGLTVLKEIMEQLPGEDIIYFGDTARIPYGTRSRETVIKYSFQCIKFLLSKDIKAIVVACNTASAIALQEATKAFDIPIIGVIEPGANASVLATRNNKIGVIGTSGTINSEAYQTKIRQLNKSSEVIGIPCPLFVQIVEEGWADTDVAKLAAEKYLMELKEHNVDTLVLGCTHYPILRYTLSKVMGEDVTLVNPAFETAKAVKDILKEKDLLRNDVNRKPSYQFYVSDDPEKFRRIGGNILRKEIRNIEKVDIENL